The Flavobacterium faecale genome has a segment encoding these proteins:
- a CDS encoding RecQ family ATP-dependent DNA helicase, which produces MSEALEILKKYWKHDSFRPLQNDIIDSVLSGKDTFALLPTGGGKSICFQVPALLSKGICLVVSPLVALMKDQVANLQSRNIKAIALTGGIHSEELINLLDNCQYGNYKFLYLSPERLQSDWILERIKTLDINLIAIDEAHCVSQWGHDFRPAYLKISDLKDHFPTVPFLALTASATSRVKEDIISELGLENPVLFQQSFARKNIAYMVFEAEDKLFKIQQILKKNPQPSIIYVRNRKSCLEISSQLQSLGFKATYYHGGLKSKEKDKNMALWMEEKAQVIVATNAFGMGIDKANVKTVIHIQLPENMENYYQEAGRAGRNEEKAFAVLLTSPSDAINAENQFIKNLPDKAYLNLIYRKLNTYFQIAYGEGIDEKFSFNLNHFCVKYNFPVLRTFNAIQFLDQQGILTLAQESSQKISLQFIISSKEVLRYLSLNPNDEEIILAIVRTYPGVYEIETAFNCSLIAKKSQRTEKQVYAVLEKLHEKQVIDFHSKNNDAAITFNEIREDERTISRVAKYLEKQNTLKKEQLASVLHYIKEESTCKSKLILSYFGEKESENCGICSYCITLKPKGKDLKVLQQQIMLLLKGEPLNSREIQNKINTSPDALIFALQELLANETISIQPNNTYTLKL; this is translated from the coding sequence ATGTCTGAAGCCTTAGAAATCCTCAAAAAATACTGGAAACACGATAGTTTCAGACCGCTCCAAAACGATATTATTGATTCTGTTTTGAGTGGCAAGGATACCTTTGCCCTGTTGCCTACGGGTGGAGGAAAATCCATTTGCTTTCAAGTACCAGCGTTATTATCGAAAGGGATTTGTCTTGTCGTTTCACCATTAGTTGCTTTGATGAAGGATCAGGTTGCCAATTTGCAAAGCCGCAACATCAAGGCCATTGCACTTACAGGCGGTATCCACTCTGAAGAACTAATCAATTTATTGGATAATTGCCAATACGGAAATTATAAATTTTTATACCTATCTCCAGAACGGCTTCAATCGGACTGGATTTTGGAACGCATTAAAACACTAGACATCAATTTGATCGCCATCGACGAAGCTCATTGCGTTTCTCAATGGGGTCATGACTTTCGACCTGCTTATTTAAAAATATCCGATTTAAAGGATCACTTTCCAACAGTACCCTTTTTGGCTTTAACGGCCTCTGCTACCTCACGTGTAAAAGAGGATATCATTTCCGAACTAGGACTTGAAAACCCAGTTCTCTTTCAACAGTCTTTTGCTCGAAAAAATATTGCCTACATGGTATTTGAGGCTGAGGATAAACTTTTTAAAATTCAACAAATTTTAAAGAAAAATCCACAACCTTCTATTATTTATGTTCGAAATAGAAAATCTTGTTTAGAAATCTCCTCGCAATTACAATCCTTAGGTTTTAAGGCGACTTACTACCACGGAGGACTTAAATCGAAAGAAAAAGACAAAAACATGGCCTTGTGGATGGAAGAAAAAGCACAAGTAATTGTGGCCACAAATGCATTTGGAATGGGAATTGACAAGGCGAATGTAAAAACCGTAATCCATATCCAGTTGCCTGAAAACATGGAAAATTATTACCAAGAAGCTGGAAGAGCTGGACGAAATGAAGAAAAAGCATTTGCTGTTTTACTTACCAGTCCATCAGATGCGATAAATGCTGAAAATCAGTTTATAAAAAACCTGCCCGACAAAGCGTATCTAAATCTTATTTACCGAAAACTGAATACCTATTTTCAAATTGCTTATGGCGAAGGAATTGATGAAAAATTCAGCTTCAACCTCAATCACTTTTGTGTCAAATATAATTTTCCCGTTCTTCGCACCTTCAATGCTATTCAGTTTCTAGACCAACAAGGCATCTTAACATTAGCACAAGAATCTTCGCAAAAAATAAGTTTACAGTTTATTATTTCATCCAAAGAAGTGCTGCGTTACCTTAGTTTAAATCCCAACGACGAAGAGATTATTTTAGCAATCGTACGCACCTATCCTGGGGTTTACGAAATAGAGACCGCTTTCAACTGTTCCTTAATTGCTAAAAAATCCCAACGAACAGAAAAACAAGTCTATGCTGTGCTCGAAAAATTACACGAGAAACAAGTCATTGATTTTCATTCGAAAAATAATGATGCCGCAATCACTTTTAATGAAATTCGAGAAGATGAACGCACTATTAGCCGTGTCGCAAAGTATCTTGAGAAGCAAAATACACTAAAAAAAGAACAATTAGCCTCTGTATTGCATTATATAAAGGAAGAGTCAACATGTAAAAGCAAATTGATCTTATCGTATTTTGGAGAAAAGGAGTCCGAAAATTGCGGTATTTGCTCCTATTGCATTACTCTAAAACCGAAAGGTAAAGACCTAAAGGTACTACAGCAACAAATTATGCTGCTATTAAAAGGAGAACCGTTGAATTCAAGAGAAATACAAAATAAAATAAATACAAGCCCAGACGCGCTTATCTTTGCACTGCAAGAATTACTTGCCAACGAAACTATCAGTATACAACCCAACAATACCTATACCTTAAAATTATAA
- a CDS encoding HU family DNA-binding protein, producing MNKSELIDAIAADAGITKAAAKLALESFLGNVGDTLKKGGKVSLVGFGSWSVSARAARDGRNPQTGKTIQIAAKNVVKFKAGAELEGAVN from the coding sequence ATGAACAAGTCAGAATTAATCGATGCTATCGCTGCAGACGCAGGAATCACTAAAGCAGCTGCAAAATTAGCTTTAGAATCATTTTTAGGTAACGTAGGTGATACGTTAAAAAAAGGAGGTAAAGTATCTCTAGTAGGTTTTGGATCATGGTCTGTATCTGCAAGAGCTGCAAGAGATGGTAGAAATCCTCAAACAGGAAAAACTATCCAAATTGCTGCTAAAAATGTTGTGAAATTCAAAGCTGGAGCAGAACTAGAAGGAGCAGTAAACTAA
- a CDS encoding YqgE/AlgH family protein: protein MTSEKLIKGQLLISEPSIIGDVSFNRSVILLADHDKEGSVGFIINKPLKYTIHDLVPEIDSKFRIYNGGPVEQDNLYFIHNVPELIPNSVEISNGIYWGGDFESAKELINEGIINKNNIRFFLGYSGWRDNQLETEMHANSWIVTTNIYKNKIIGKSPTHFWKDQIKELGGDYLIWSNAPENPYLN, encoded by the coding sequence ATGACTTCAGAAAAATTAATAAAAGGACAACTACTTATATCTGAGCCTTCTATAATTGGAGATGTATCATTCAACAGATCTGTGATTTTATTAGCAGATCATGACAAAGAAGGATCAGTAGGATTTATCATCAATAAACCTTTAAAGTATACCATACACGACCTTGTACCCGAAATTGATTCTAAATTTAGAATCTATAATGGTGGTCCTGTTGAGCAAGACAATTTATATTTTATCCACAATGTTCCGGAATTAATACCTAATAGTGTAGAAATTTCAAACGGAATATATTGGGGTGGTGACTTTGAATCTGCCAAAGAATTAATTAACGAGGGTATTATTAACAAAAATAATATTCGTTTTTTCTTGGGGTATTCAGGATGGAGAGACAATCAATTGGAAACAGAGATGCATGCTAACTCTTGGATAGTAACGACCAACATTTACAAAAACAAAATTATTGGTAAGTCCCCTACTCATTTCTGGAAAGACCAAATTAAAGAGCTTGGCGGTGATTACCTCATTTGGTCCAATGCTCCAGAGAATCCGTATTTAAACTAA
- a CDS encoding AAA family ATPase: MQKNIIVLIGGPGTGKSSILNQLIDKGFCCYPEISREITLEAKKNGIDQLFLADPLLFSRLLLEGRQKQYEGALQEPHSNVFIDRGVPDILAYMHFINQDYPENFTTACEECKYTKIFMLSPWEEIYKIDDARYETYTEAEKVHQCIVDAYRSFGYDPIEVPQDSVENRVDFILNALEDIL; this comes from the coding sequence GTGCAAAAAAACATAATCGTACTCATAGGAGGACCTGGAACAGGAAAATCATCAATTCTTAATCAATTGATAGATAAGGGCTTTTGTTGTTATCCCGAAATTTCGAGAGAAATAACACTCGAAGCTAAGAAAAACGGCATCGATCAGCTATTTTTAGCAGACCCATTACTTTTTAGCAGACTCTTGCTAGAAGGCCGTCAAAAACAATATGAAGGAGCATTACAAGAACCTCATTCAAATGTGTTTATTGATCGTGGTGTGCCTGATATATTGGCTTACATGCATTTTATCAACCAAGATTATCCTGAGAATTTTACAACTGCTTGCGAAGAATGCAAGTACACCAAAATCTTTATGCTTTCTCCTTGGGAAGAAATTTATAAAATTGATGACGCTCGATACGAGACCTATACTGAGGCAGAAAAGGTACATCAATGTATTGTAGATGCCTATAGAAGTTTTGGCTATGACCCAATCGAGGTGCCACAAGACAGCGTAGAAAACCGTGTCGATTTTATATTAAACGCACTTGAAGATATACTGTAG
- the fmt gene encoding methionyl-tRNA formyltransferase, whose translation MEKLRIVFMGTPEFAVGILDTIIQNNYTVVGVITAADKPAGRGQKIKYSAVKDYALANNLPLLQPTNLKDEDFLAELKALNANLQIVVAFRMLPKVVWEMPSLGTFNLHASLLPNYRGAAPINWAIINGEAKTGVTTFFIDDKIDTGAMILNHETAIDPNESAGDLHDRLMHLGSTTVVETLAIIEKGDVQTTIQTETAEIKTAYKLNKDNCKIDWTKKATAIHDHIRGLSPYPAAWTTIADKNEEWNVKIYESKIVTEEHENAVGTILCTKKEMKVAVEDGFIEIISLQFPGKKRMKTAELLNGISFTSEAKAF comes from the coding sequence ATGGAAAAATTACGAATTGTTTTCATGGGAACTCCCGAATTTGCAGTAGGAATCCTTGATACTATTATTCAGAACAACTATACCGTGGTAGGCGTGATCACAGCTGCCGACAAGCCAGCTGGTCGCGGACAAAAAATAAAATATTCAGCCGTAAAAGACTATGCACTTGCCAATAATTTACCGCTATTGCAACCTACTAATTTAAAAGATGAAGACTTTCTTGCCGAATTAAAAGCATTGAATGCCAATTTGCAAATAGTTGTAGCGTTTAGAATGTTACCGAAAGTGGTTTGGGAAATGCCATCACTAGGAACCTTCAACCTGCATGCTTCTCTCCTACCAAATTACCGTGGTGCCGCTCCTATTAACTGGGCTATAATTAATGGTGAAGCAAAAACAGGCGTAACCACCTTTTTTATCGATGATAAAATTGATACCGGTGCGATGATTTTGAACCATGAAACAGCAATTGATCCTAATGAGTCTGCAGGCGACTTGCACGATCGCTTAATGCACCTAGGTAGCACAACTGTGGTAGAAACTTTGGCCATCATTGAAAAAGGCGATGTACAAACGACGATTCAAACCGAAACTGCCGAAATTAAAACGGCTTATAAATTAAACAAGGACAATTGCAAAATTGACTGGACAAAAAAGGCAACCGCCATACACGATCACATACGCGGATTGAGCCCATACCCTGCCGCATGGACTACGATAGCAGACAAAAATGAAGAGTGGAATGTAAAAATCTACGAATCTAAAATTGTTACAGAAGAGCATGAAAATGCTGTAGGAACAATCTTATGCACCAAGAAAGAAATGAAGGTTGCAGTAGAGGACGGATTTATTGAAATCATAAGTCTTCAGTTTCCTGGCAAGAAAAGAATGAAAACTGCCGAATTATTGAACGGAATAAGTTTTACGAGCGAGGCAAAAGCTTTTTAA
- a CDS encoding DUF493 family protein: MDKKSEEFYERLKAELERSSSWPALYLYKFIVPTTVEKVQQVENAFDCMGAVIKTTQSKTGRFTSVSVDVQMKNPQEVIEKYIELSAIEGIVSL, translated from the coding sequence ATGGATAAGAAGTCAGAAGAATTCTATGAAAGATTAAAAGCGGAGTTGGAGAGAAGTTCTTCATGGCCCGCATTATATTTATACAAATTTATAGTTCCTACAACGGTAGAAAAAGTGCAGCAAGTAGAAAATGCTTTTGACTGCATGGGAGCCGTTATCAAAACTACACAATCAAAAACAGGAAGGTTTACTAGTGTTTCTGTAGATGTTCAAATGAAAAATCCTCAAGAAGTTATTGAGAAATACATTGAACTGTCTGCAATTGAAGGTATTGTGTCTTTATAG
- a CDS encoding DUF4290 domain-containing protein, whose amino-acid sequence MNSKYQKENANDVVHHLEYNAERTHLIIPEYGRHLQKLIDQATAIESAEERNKAAKYIIQVMGTLNPHLRDVLDFQHKLWDQLFIMSDFKLDVESPYPIPSREVLQLRPDILEYPQNYPKYRYYGNNIKYMIDVANKWEEGDMKSALVKVIANHMKKSYLSWNKDTVKDDVIFEHLYELSGGTLNLIQSDEELLNTTDLLRTNKRVSNKINTSTQPKIQTNKKNQNSKRPYTKNNNQK is encoded by the coding sequence ATGAATTCAAAATACCAAAAAGAAAATGCAAATGATGTTGTACACCACTTGGAGTACAATGCCGAAAGAACGCATTTAATTATACCAGAGTACGGTCGTCATTTACAAAAACTGATCGATCAAGCTACGGCGATAGAGAGCGCAGAAGAACGCAACAAAGCGGCAAAGTATATCATTCAAGTAATGGGAACTTTAAATCCGCATTTGCGTGATGTGCTTGACTTTCAGCACAAATTATGGGACCAATTGTTTATTATGTCTGATTTTAAATTGGATGTAGAATCACCTTATCCTATTCCGTCAAGAGAGGTTTTGCAGTTGCGTCCAGATATTTTGGAATATCCTCAAAATTATCCAAAATACAGGTATTATGGTAACAATATCAAGTACATGATTGATGTTGCTAATAAATGGGAAGAAGGAGATATGAAAAGTGCTTTGGTGAAAGTTATTGCCAACCACATGAAAAAATCATATTTGAGTTGGAACAAAGATACTGTGAAGGATGATGTGATTTTTGAACATCTATATGAGTTATCTGGCGGAACATTGAATTTGATTCAAAGTGATGAAGAGTTGTTGAACACAACCGATTTGCTACGCACGAACAAAAGAGTGTCAAATAAAATTAATACAAGTACGCAACCTAAGATTCAAACCAATAAAAAGAATCAAAACAGCAAACGACCGTATACCAAAAACAACAACCAAAAATAG